The Falco rusticolus isolate bFalRus1 chromosome 5, bFalRus1.pri, whole genome shotgun sequence genome has a segment encoding these proteins:
- the NHLH2 gene encoding helix-loop-helix protein 2 → MMLSPDQAADSDHPSSAPSDPESLGGADPQALSCCVSDPEPAEGGGGEGRGGGGGGGEGRGGGRPGLHPPPLSREEKRRRRRATAKYRSAHATRERIRVEAFNLAFAELRKLLPTLPPDKKLSKIEILRLAICYISYLNHVLDV, encoded by the coding sequence ATGATGCTGAGCCCGGACCAAGCCGCCGACTCCGACCACCCCTCGTCGGCGCCCTCCGACCCGGAGTCGCTGGGCGGCGCGGACCCCCAGGCGCTCAGCTGCTGCGTTTCCGACCCGGAGCCGGccgagggcggcggcggcgagggccggggcggtggcggcggcggcggggagggccggggcggggggcggcccgggctGCACCCGCCGCCGCTCAGCCGGGAGGAgaagcggcggcggcgccgcgccACGGCCAAGTACCGCTCGGCCCACGCCACGCGTGAGCGCATCCGCGTGGAGGCCTTCAACCTGGCCTTCGCCGAGCTGCGCAAGCTGCTGCCCACGCTGCCCCCCGACAAGAAGCTCTCCAAGATCGAGATCCTGCGCCTCGCCATCTGCTACATCTCCTATCTCAACCACGTCCTGGACGTGTAG